The following coding sequences are from one Microbulbifer sp. TB1203 window:
- the lpxK gene encoding tetraacyldisaccharide 4'-kinase, which translates to MSLEDWFNKRWYPERERASLLSLLAPVESLYRSISRRRRRRALEDPPPSLPVPVIVVGNITAGGAGKTPLVAELARWLRDRGMNPGIVSRGYGGRAKQYPYQVTAQSHPLESGDEPLMLHLVTGLPVMVSPDRAEAARALIDYHQCDVILADDGLQHYKLWRSLEICVVDGQRGLGNGRLLPRGPLREPAERLRTVDLVVSNGEPQERVKSQCGELLEFQMKLAPSSWHQFNLDQTSTLKLTSGPEPGPCHGVAAIGNPQRFFRELRQMGYKVTEQPYADHHQFSAQELQFDGVTPVIMTMKDAVKCRDFWQSHWWALEVRGQLPDLFFQKVHHHLQSFRRD; encoded by the coding sequence ATGTCATTGGAAGACTGGTTCAACAAACGCTGGTACCCGGAAAGAGAGCGCGCTTCTCTGCTTTCGCTGCTCGCGCCCGTGGAATCCCTCTACCGCTCGATCAGCCGCCGCCGTCGCCGCCGCGCGCTGGAGGACCCGCCGCCGTCACTGCCGGTGCCGGTGATCGTGGTGGGCAATATTACCGCTGGCGGCGCGGGCAAGACTCCGCTGGTTGCGGAGCTGGCGCGCTGGCTGCGGGATCGGGGCATGAACCCGGGAATTGTCAGCCGCGGCTATGGCGGCCGCGCCAAACAGTATCCTTATCAGGTCACCGCCCAGTCCCACCCGCTGGAGTCCGGCGACGAACCGCTGATGCTTCACCTGGTCACCGGCCTGCCGGTAATGGTTTCCCCCGACCGCGCGGAGGCGGCCCGCGCGCTGATCGATTACCACCAGTGCGATGTGATCCTCGCCGATGACGGCCTGCAACACTACAAGCTCTGGCGCAGCCTGGAGATTTGTGTGGTGGATGGCCAGCGGGGCCTGGGCAACGGCCGCCTGCTGCCCAGGGGCCCGTTGAGGGAACCCGCCGAGCGGCTGCGCACGGTGGATCTGGTGGTGTCCAACGGCGAGCCACAGGAGCGGGTGAAGTCCCAGTGTGGCGAATTGCTGGAATTCCAAATGAAGCTGGCGCCGTCCAGCTGGCACCAGTTCAACCTGGACCAGACCTCCACCCTGAAACTGACCTCGGGACCGGAGCCGGGACCCTGCCACGGCGTCGCCGCCATCGGCAATCCGCAACGCTTCTTTCGCGAGCTGCGCCAGATGGGCTACAAGGTGACGGAGCAGCCCTATGCCGACCACCACCAGTTCAGCGCCCAGGAGCTGCAGTTCGACGGTGTGACGCCGGTGATCATGACCATGAAGGACGCGGTAAAATGCCGGGACTTCTGGCAGAGCCACTGGTGGGCACTGGAGGTGCGGGGCCAACTGCCGGACCTTTTCTTCCAGAAAGTACATCATCATCTGCAGAGTTTTAGACGTGACTGA
- a CDS encoding GntR family transcriptional regulator: MTITEFIKTDVKAALHARGRLPFKLTLGAMSSHYGVSLTPVRHAVDELIEEGVIRRKENGRLELVPDALKGQVVEAPQPESPDQKLDEQIRQDVIARSLQQDTEYLREQATAEKYGAGRTVVRQVFSRLAGAGLIEHVPRCGWRVRAFSEQDMHDYLDIREMLELRALDLARDKFDEDELRQLLKANRPGQGKDRSLLDFDLHDCWIDRCGNRYIREFFARYSPFYNALFNYAVIDEEVKREMAREHCEIIECLLERDWKGAREALSHHIREQRGAVSRMIDYLNSRKMAS; this comes from the coding sequence ATGACCATTACCGAATTTATCAAGACCGATGTCAAAGCGGCGCTGCACGCGCGGGGACGGCTGCCTTTCAAACTTACCCTGGGGGCTATGTCCAGCCACTACGGTGTCAGCCTGACCCCGGTGCGCCACGCTGTCGATGAACTGATAGAGGAGGGGGTGATCCGGCGCAAGGAGAATGGACGGCTGGAGTTGGTGCCGGACGCGCTGAAAGGGCAGGTGGTGGAGGCGCCGCAGCCCGAGTCGCCGGATCAGAAACTGGACGAGCAGATCCGCCAGGATGTGATTGCGCGCAGTCTCCAGCAGGACACCGAATACCTGCGCGAGCAGGCCACAGCGGAAAAGTACGGGGCCGGGCGCACGGTGGTACGGCAGGTTTTCTCCCGCCTGGCCGGTGCAGGGCTGATCGAGCACGTGCCCCGCTGCGGCTGGCGGGTGCGCGCCTTCAGTGAGCAGGACATGCACGACTACCTGGATATCCGCGAAATGCTCGAACTGAGGGCATTGGACCTGGCCCGGGACAAGTTCGATGAAGACGAACTGCGCCAACTGCTCAAGGCCAACCGGCCGGGGCAGGGCAAAGATCGTTCGCTACTGGATTTCGACCTGCACGACTGCTGGATAGACCGTTGTGGCAACCGCTATATCCGCGAATTTTTTGCCCGCTACAGTCCTTTTTACAACGCCCTGTTCAACTATGCGGTAATCGATGAAGAAGTGAAGCGGGAAATGGCCCGGGAGCACTGCGAGATTATCGAGTGCCTGCTGGAGCGGGACTGGAAGGGTGCACGCGAGGCGCTGTCCCACCATATCCGCGAGCAGCGCGGCGCTGTTTCGCGAATGATCGATTACCTGAACAGCAGAAAAATGGCTTCCTGA
- a CDS encoding dihydrodipicolinate synthase family protein: MQTNWSGVFPAATTQFNADESLNIPATMEHLEVMLNAGINGLVMLGTVGENCSLSVEEKLEVLSATVKQVAGRVPVLTGVAEYTTTGACAFARSARDAGVDGLMVLPPMSYKADSAEVTAHIRAVAEATDLPVMIYNNPACYGVDISAETVAELAGVPNIVAVKESSDDPRRLTDIANLVDDDFILFCGVDDLALESVALGAHGWISGLVNAFPGENRLLWDLATSGNYEEARKVYRWYTPLLHLDTKPKLVQYIKLAVQECGYGSELCRNPRLPVSGEEREEVLGMIRKAIATRPEIN; encoded by the coding sequence ATGCAAACCAACTGGAGCGGTGTTTTCCCCGCAGCCACCACCCAATTCAACGCCGACGAGAGCCTGAACATCCCCGCCACCATGGAACACCTGGAAGTGATGCTCAACGCCGGCATCAACGGCCTGGTGATGCTGGGCACGGTGGGAGAGAACTGCTCACTGAGCGTCGAAGAAAAACTGGAAGTGTTGAGCGCGACCGTGAAACAGGTGGCCGGGCGGGTACCGGTACTCACCGGTGTGGCCGAGTACACCACCACCGGCGCCTGTGCCTTTGCCCGCTCCGCCCGGGACGCCGGCGTCGACGGCCTGATGGTACTGCCGCCCATGTCCTATAAAGCCGACAGCGCTGAAGTAACGGCACATATCCGCGCGGTGGCTGAAGCCACCGACCTGCCGGTGATGATCTACAACAACCCCGCCTGTTACGGCGTGGACATTTCCGCGGAAACCGTGGCCGAACTGGCCGGGGTGCCCAATATCGTCGCGGTGAAGGAATCCTCCGATGATCCCCGCCGCCTCACCGATATCGCCAACCTGGTGGACGACGACTTCATCCTTTTCTGCGGCGTGGACGACCTGGCCCTGGAGAGTGTCGCCCTGGGCGCCCACGGCTGGATCTCCGGCCTGGTGAACGCCTTCCCCGGAGAGAACCGCCTGCTCTGGGACCTGGCCACCAGCGGCAATTACGAGGAGGCGCGCAAGGTCTACCGCTGGTACACCCCCCTGCTCCACCTGGATACCAAGCCCAAGCTGGTCCAGTACATCAAACTGGCGGTACAGGAGTGCGGCTACGGCAGTGAACTGTGTCGCAACCCGCGCCTGCCGGTGAGCGGGGAAGAGCGCGAGGAAGTGTTGGGAATGATTCGCAAGGCCATCGCCACGCGTCCGGAGATCAATTAA
- the uvrY gene encoding UvrY/SirA/GacA family response regulator transcription factor produces MIKVLVVDDHDLVRMGISRMLGDVSGVQVAGEASSGEEALAFVRETDVDVILMDVRMPGMGGLEATRKLLARRPQAKVIAVSALDDDLFPGRLMQAGARGYVTKGADLEEMIKAIHTVVAGDVYISSSMATKMALRNVNGKAEKASPFDVLSERELQTAVMIVNGNKVAEIADTLSISPKTINSYRYRIFEKLGIHSDVELTLLAVKYQLLDPEAAL; encoded by the coding sequence TTGATCAAAGTCTTGGTGGTGGACGATCACGACCTTGTGCGCATGGGGATTTCGCGCATGCTGGGTGACGTCAGTGGTGTGCAAGTTGCGGGTGAAGCCAGCAGCGGCGAAGAGGCGCTCGCATTCGTGCGCGAGACCGACGTGGACGTTATTCTGATGGACGTCAGGATGCCCGGTATGGGCGGGCTGGAAGCCACCCGTAAACTCCTTGCCCGCCGTCCCCAGGCCAAGGTGATCGCGGTTAGCGCTCTGGACGACGACCTCTTTCCCGGCCGCCTGATGCAGGCTGGCGCCCGCGGTTATGTCACCAAGGGCGCGGACCTGGAGGAGATGATCAAGGCCATCCATACGGTAGTGGCCGGCGATGTCTATATCAGCAGCTCCATGGCGACCAAGATGGCCCTGCGCAATGTCAACGGCAAGGCGGAGAAGGCCTCTCCCTTCGATGTTCTCTCAGAGCGCGAGCTGCAGACGGCGGTAATGATCGTCAACGGCAACAAGGTGGCGGAGATCGCCGATACTCTGTCGATCAGCCCGAAAACCATCAACAGTTACCGCTACCGCATTTTTGAAAAGCTGGGCATACACAGTGATGTGGAGCTGACGTTGCTGGCGGTGAAATATCAGCTTCTGGACCCGGAAGCCGCCTTGTAG
- the tesB gene encoding acyl-CoA thioesterase II codes for MLEKLSKLLDVEQLDNNLFRSRQHVENYRKVLFGGQVLGQALTAATRTVQDRLPHSLHAYFLRPGSSEMPVIYDVDPIRDGGSFTTRRVVARQKGRAIFNMSASFQIREPGFDHQSDMPTIGIPEPETLKNTQQLAEEAGLATPQNDQRRYMIDFRPVDPHSYFGAEVREARCMFWLRAQGEMSDNPVEHRCALCYASDMALLGTSLQPHPISLFDRHLMPASLDHAMWFHRDFRADDWLLYVTDSPSASGARGFCRGQIFTRNGVLVASTAQEGLIRQIDKH; via the coding sequence ATGTTGGAAAAGCTGAGCAAGCTACTCGACGTCGAACAACTGGACAACAATCTGTTTCGCAGCCGCCAGCACGTGGAAAATTACCGCAAGGTGCTGTTTGGCGGTCAGGTACTGGGACAGGCTTTGACGGCTGCAACCCGCACCGTGCAGGACCGCCTGCCCCACTCTCTGCACGCCTACTTCCTGCGCCCGGGCAGCAGCGAAATGCCCGTGATCTACGATGTGGACCCGATCCGCGACGGCGGCAGCTTTACCACCCGGCGGGTGGTGGCACGGCAGAAAGGCCGGGCGATTTTCAACATGTCCGCCTCCTTCCAGATCCGCGAACCCGGTTTCGACCACCAGAGTGATATGCCCACCATCGGCATCCCCGAACCGGAAACCCTGAAGAACACCCAGCAACTGGCGGAAGAAGCCGGCCTGGCCACACCGCAGAATGACCAGCGCCGCTATATGATCGACTTCCGACCGGTGGACCCCCATAGCTATTTCGGCGCGGAAGTACGCGAGGCGCGCTGCATGTTCTGGCTGCGCGCCCAGGGGGAGATGTCCGACAACCCGGTGGAGCACCGCTGCGCCCTCTGCTATGCCTCGGATATGGCGCTGCTTGGCACCAGCCTGCAGCCCCACCCCATCTCTCTGTTCGACCGGCACCTGATGCCCGCGAGCCTGGACCACGCCATGTGGTTTCACCGCGACTTCCGCGCCGACGACTGGCTGCTGTATGTGACCGACAGCCCCTCCGCCAGCGGTGCGCGAGGCTTCTGCCGCGGACAGATCTTCACTCGCAACGGTGTCCTGGTGGCCTCCACAGCCCAGGAGGGCCTGATTCGGCAGATCGACAAACATTAG
- the uvrC gene encoding excinuclease ABC subunit UvrC: MFDSKRFLQTTTRKPGVYQMFDADGRILYVGKAKNLRNRLSSYFRASGLTAKTMALVQRIHSIEVTVTRSETEALVLEQSLIKSQRPTYNVMLKDDKGYPYIFVSDKDTFPRIALHRGAKRKKGQYFGPFPSASSVRDSLNFLQKTFRIRSCEDSVFRNRSRPCLQYQIQRCTAPCVDFITEEDYRADVRHAEMFLTGRSDKIIRELADEMDRASRELEFEKAARLRDQISALRRLQADQVAERSSGDVDVLGIASQGGSSCVHILFIRQGRILGSRSYFPDERLGLSTAELLSAFIPQFYLGTQREVPRQILTSEPIEDLEPLQQALSEQSGREVAILHRLRGNRATWVDMARQAAEQNLGSRTAAQQKLQSRFESLQEALRLEQLPERMECFDISHSGGEATVASCVVFDTGGPVKSDYRRFNIENIQPGDDYAAMAQALKRRYTRLSSGEGRFPNILLIDGGKGQVRQAVDSLNELGVVGVQIVGVAKGTTRKAGFETLYVVAGNRELVLSADSPALHLIQQIRDEAHRFAITGHRQRRDKKRRESPLEGIPGVGPARRRALLRHFGGLQEIRRASVDEIAGVEGVSRKLAQDIYSALHSE, encoded by the coding sequence ATGTTTGACAGCAAACGCTTCCTGCAGACCACCACCCGCAAGCCGGGCGTCTACCAGATGTTCGACGCCGACGGCCGCATTCTCTATGTGGGCAAGGCGAAGAACCTGCGCAACCGCCTGTCCAGCTATTTTCGCGCCTCTGGCCTCACCGCCAAGACCATGGCGCTGGTTCAGCGCATTCACAGTATCGAAGTCACGGTTACCCGCAGCGAAACCGAGGCGCTGGTGCTGGAACAGAGCCTGATCAAATCCCAGCGGCCCACCTACAACGTGATGCTCAAGGACGACAAGGGCTATCCGTATATTTTTGTTTCAGACAAAGACACATTTCCGCGCATCGCCCTGCACCGCGGCGCCAAGCGCAAAAAGGGGCAATATTTCGGCCCCTTCCCCAGCGCCTCTTCGGTGCGCGACAGCCTGAATTTTTTGCAGAAGACTTTTCGTATCCGCTCCTGTGAAGACAGCGTATTCCGCAATCGTTCGCGCCCCTGCCTGCAATATCAGATCCAGCGCTGCACCGCGCCCTGCGTGGACTTTATCACCGAAGAGGATTACCGGGCGGATGTGCGCCACGCGGAGATGTTTCTCACCGGCAGGAGCGACAAGATAATCCGCGAGTTGGCGGATGAGATGGACCGGGCCTCCCGCGAGCTGGAATTCGAAAAGGCCGCGCGCCTGCGCGACCAGATCTCCGCACTGCGCCGCCTGCAGGCGGACCAGGTGGCGGAGCGGTCCAGCGGCGACGTGGACGTGCTGGGCATTGCCAGCCAGGGCGGTTCCAGCTGCGTGCATATATTGTTTATCCGCCAGGGCCGCATTCTCGGCAGCCGCAGTTATTTTCCCGACGAGCGCCTGGGGCTCTCCACCGCGGAACTGCTCTCTGCCTTTATCCCCCAGTTCTACCTGGGTACCCAGCGGGAGGTACCGCGGCAGATCCTTACCTCCGAGCCCATCGAGGACCTGGAGCCGCTACAGCAGGCCCTGAGCGAGCAGAGCGGCCGCGAGGTGGCTATTCTCCACCGCTTGCGCGGCAACCGTGCCACCTGGGTGGACATGGCCCGGCAGGCGGCGGAGCAGAACCTGGGCAGCCGCACCGCGGCGCAACAGAAGCTGCAGAGCCGTTTCGAGTCCCTGCAGGAAGCCCTGCGCCTGGAACAGCTGCCGGAGCGCATGGAATGCTTCGATATCAGCCATTCCGGCGGTGAGGCCACGGTGGCCTCCTGTGTGGTTTTCGATACCGGCGGCCCGGTAAAGTCCGACTACCGCCGATTCAACATTGAGAATATCCAACCGGGGGACGACTACGCGGCCATGGCTCAGGCGCTGAAGCGGCGCTATACCCGCCTGTCCAGCGGCGAGGGCCGGTTCCCCAATATTCTGCTGATCGACGGCGGCAAGGGGCAGGTGCGCCAGGCGGTGGACAGCCTCAACGAGCTGGGCGTGGTGGGTGTGCAGATTGTGGGTGTGGCCAAGGGCACCACCCGCAAGGCGGGTTTCGAAACGCTCTATGTGGTCGCCGGCAACCGGGAACTGGTACTGTCCGCGGACTCGCCGGCACTGCACCTGATCCAGCAGATCCGGGACGAGGCGCACCGTTTTGCGATCACCGGCCACCGCCAGCGGCGCGACAAGAAACGCCGCGAATCCCCCCTCGAAGGGATCCCCGGCGTGGGTCCCGCGCGCCGGCGCGCGCTGCTGCGCCACTTCGGCGGCCTGCAGGAAATCCGCCGCGCCTCGGTGGATGAGATCGCGGGTGTCGAAGGCGTCAGCCGCAAGCTCGCACAGGATATATACTCCGCACTACACAGTGAGTAA
- the murB gene encoding UDP-N-acetylmuramate dehydrogenase, with translation MIQTDIDLQPLNTLAIAARAAYFARVESLEQLREALAFARGRKLPILPLGGGSNIVLTSDYPGLVIYMELHGLSLEESPEGTRLSAAAGENWHQLVMHTVERGLGGLENLALIPGKIGAAPIQNIGAYGVELRDSFIDLQAVHIATGELREFSAADCEFGYRDSVFKGRARDRYIITQVRLKLSSDWRPRIDYPALGEYFARREQGGRALTPDEVAQAVIAIRNSKLPSPDEIPNAGSFFKNPLVDADVYHSLKKAHPDLVAFAAGERWKLAAAWLIDRAGWRGRQRNAVGVHDRQALVLVNPGRGAGAEVTALAAEIAADVRARFGVELEPEPRYYP, from the coding sequence GTGATTCAAACCGATATCGATTTACAACCACTCAATACCCTGGCAATCGCCGCCCGAGCCGCATACTTCGCGCGGGTGGAAAGCCTTGAGCAGTTGCGGGAGGCATTGGCATTCGCCCGGGGGAGGAAGCTGCCGATACTCCCCCTCGGGGGCGGCAGCAATATCGTGTTGACCAGTGACTACCCGGGTCTGGTGATCTATATGGAGCTTCACGGCCTGTCCCTGGAGGAGAGTCCTGAAGGCACCCGCCTGAGCGCCGCCGCGGGGGAAAACTGGCACCAGTTGGTGATGCACACGGTGGAACGGGGGTTGGGCGGGCTGGAAAACCTGGCCTTGATCCCCGGAAAAATCGGTGCGGCGCCGATCCAGAATATCGGCGCCTACGGCGTCGAATTGCGGGACTCCTTTATCGACCTCCAGGCGGTGCATATCGCCACCGGCGAGCTGCGTGAATTCTCCGCTGCCGACTGCGAGTTTGGCTATCGCGACAGCGTGTTCAAAGGGCGCGCGCGGGATCGGTACATCATTACCCAGGTGCGCCTGAAGCTGTCCTCGGATTGGCGCCCGCGCATCGACTACCCCGCACTGGGGGAGTATTTCGCCCGTCGCGAACAGGGCGGCAGGGCACTGACGCCGGACGAGGTGGCGCAGGCGGTGATCGCCATCCGCAACAGCAAGCTGCCGTCACCGGACGAGATACCCAACGCCGGCAGTTTTTTCAAAAATCCCCTGGTGGACGCGGACGTCTACCACAGCCTCAAGAAGGCCCATCCCGACCTGGTGGCCTTCGCCGCCGGCGAGCGCTGGAAACTGGCTGCCGCCTGGCTGATCGACCGCGCCGGCTGGCGCGGCCGGCAACGCAACGCGGTGGGCGTGCACGACCGCCAGGCCCTGGTGCTGGTAAACCCAGGGCGGGGCGCCGGCGCCGAAGTAACCGCCCTCGCCGCCGAGATAGCGGCGGATGTCCGCGCCAGGTTCGGCGTGGAACTGGAACCGGAACCCCGCTACTATCCCTGA
- the kdsB gene encoding 3-deoxy-manno-octulosonate cytidylyltransferase, translating to MTDFDVIIPARYGSSRLPGKPLADIGGLPMVQHVYRRARESGAGRVIVATDDMRVAEAVRAFGGEVCMTADDCASGTDRLQEVAANLGLAEDRILVNVQGDEPLIPPAVIDQVAANLAANPQAGVATLAEPIRTLEDFRNPNIVKVVAAESGLARYFSRAPIPWPRDAFAVECRELPRGLEPRRHIGIYAYRVALLNRFVSWPMAPLEQFEALEQLRFLYHGEDIHVADAQEEVPGGVDTEQDLERMRELLA from the coding sequence GTGACTGATTTCGACGTGATTATCCCCGCCCGCTACGGCTCCAGCCGCCTGCCGGGCAAGCCCCTGGCGGATATCGGCGGCCTGCCGATGGTGCAGCACGTCTACCGCCGCGCCCGCGAGAGCGGCGCGGGGCGGGTGATCGTGGCCACTGACGATATGCGCGTGGCGGAAGCGGTGCGCGCCTTCGGTGGAGAGGTGTGCATGACCGCCGACGATTGCGCCTCCGGTACCGACCGTCTGCAGGAGGTGGCCGCCAACCTGGGGCTGGCGGAGGACCGCATCCTGGTCAACGTGCAGGGGGACGAGCCGCTCATACCCCCTGCGGTGATCGACCAGGTGGCCGCCAACCTGGCCGCGAACCCGCAGGCGGGGGTGGCCACCCTGGCGGAGCCGATCCGCACCCTGGAGGACTTCCGCAACCCCAATATCGTCAAGGTGGTGGCCGCCGAGAGCGGCCTTGCCCGCTACTTTTCCCGCGCTCCCATCCCCTGGCCGCGGGACGCCTTCGCCGTCGAATGCCGCGAACTGCCCCGGGGGCTGGAACCTCGCCGGCATATCGGCATCTATGCTTACCGGGTGGCGCTGTTGAACCGCTTCGTGTCCTGGCCGATGGCTCCGCTGGAGCAGTTTGAGGCGCTGGAGCAGTTGCGCTTCCTTTATCACGGCGAGGATATCCATGTGGCGGATGCGCAGGAGGAGGTCCCCGGTGGCGTGGATACCGAGCAGGACCTGGAGCGCATGCGCGAGTTGTTGGCGTGA
- a CDS encoding alpha-ketoglutarate-dependent dioxygenase AlkB, producing MLQSAYAGTQWLDLPPGHALLIPTWLAPSEAASLLDHCLEELRWEQPIVRVFGNEHPIPRRHAFVGDNDVVYRWSGLEQRPQPWTESLTVLRAQLARAGFLFNSLLVNHYRDGADGMGWHADNEKELGENPVVATVSLGQERRLSFKQRNGGGRLSVILPSGSLLLTSGAVQKHWLHQLAKSSRPLKERISLTFRYINS from the coding sequence TTGTTACAGAGCGCATACGCCGGTACGCAGTGGCTCGACCTGCCTCCCGGCCACGCCCTGCTGATTCCCACTTGGCTGGCACCGAGCGAGGCGGCCTCGCTGTTGGACCACTGCCTCGAGGAACTGCGCTGGGAGCAGCCGATTGTGCGGGTCTTCGGCAACGAGCACCCGATTCCCCGGCGCCACGCCTTTGTCGGCGATAACGATGTCGTCTATCGCTGGTCCGGCCTGGAGCAGCGACCACAGCCCTGGACCGAATCCCTGACCGTCCTGCGGGCTCAGCTGGCCCGCGCCGGCTTTCTATTCAACAGCCTTCTCGTCAATCACTACCGCGATGGAGCCGACGGCATGGGCTGGCATGCGGACAACGAAAAGGAGCTGGGCGAGAACCCGGTGGTGGCCACGGTCAGCCTGGGCCAGGAACGCAGGCTGAGCTTCAAACAGCGCAATGGAGGGGGGCGCCTGTCGGTGATTCTGCCCAGTGGTTCGCTGCTGCTGACATCCGGGGCGGTGCAAAAACACTGGTTGCACCAGTTGGCAAAAAGCAGCCGACCGCTGAAAGAACGGATCAGCCTAACTTTTCGTTATATCAATTCGTAA
- the pgsA gene encoding CDP-diacylglycerol--glycerol-3-phosphate 3-phosphatidyltransferase — protein MTLANQLTLLRVALIPVFVLVFYLPYKWSYMASAIIFAAAAVTDWLDGYLARKLNQSTPFGAFLDPVADKLMVATALVLLVGLHQNAWFTIAAAVIIGREIAVSGLREWMAELGQRASVAVTVVAKFKTTAQMAAIIVLLAFDVREYPIMESIGYVLLYVAAAMTLWTMVVYLRAAWPALMSDESSGKS, from the coding sequence ATGACACTCGCCAACCAACTGACACTGCTCCGCGTCGCACTGATTCCGGTTTTCGTGCTGGTGTTCTATTTGCCGTACAAATGGAGCTACATGGCCTCTGCGATTATTTTTGCGGCGGCGGCGGTAACGGACTGGCTCGACGGCTACCTGGCACGCAAACTGAACCAGAGCACGCCTTTCGGCGCCTTTCTCGATCCGGTGGCGGACAAGCTGATGGTGGCCACCGCCCTGGTGCTGCTGGTGGGCCTGCATCAAAACGCCTGGTTTACTATCGCCGCAGCGGTGATTATCGGGCGGGAAATCGCGGTTTCCGGGCTGCGCGAGTGGATGGCGGAACTGGGCCAGCGCGCCAGCGTTGCGGTAACCGTCGTCGCCAAGTTCAAGACTACCGCGCAGATGGCGGCGATTATCGTACTGCTCGCCTTCGATGTGCGCGAGTACCCGATAATGGAGAGCATCGGCTATGTGCTGCTGTATGTCGCCGCGGCCATGACCCTGTGGACCATGGTGGTGTATCTGCGCGCAGCCTGGCCGGCGCTGATGAGCGACGAGAGCAGCGGTAAATCCTGA
- a CDS encoding 4-hydroxyproline epimerase yields the protein MEKFTVHSIEVIDSHTGGEPTRVIVSGGPDLGSGSMMERLERFRDRYDHLRAAVAREPRGSDVWVGALLCEPVDRDCAAGVIFFNNVGYLGMCGHGTIGLAVTLARRGLIGPGEHRLETPVGRVSFTLHNNNRVSVDNVPSYRYRKAVPVEVDGIGEVRGDIAWGGNWFFLVSEHGQVLQADNTDRLTDYCWRIRQALERSGIRGGNGGEIDHIELFGPPSDTALADSRNFVLCPGKAYDRSPCGTGTSAKLACLHADGLLKEGEVWRQESIIGSVFEGRVRPQSGQLIPTITGSAYISAEARLVLEPEDPFVHGIPG from the coding sequence TTGGAGAAATTCACCGTGCACAGTATCGAGGTTATCGACTCCCACACCGGCGGCGAACCCACGCGGGTAATCGTCTCCGGCGGCCCGGACCTGGGCAGCGGTTCCATGATGGAAAGGCTGGAACGCTTTCGCGACCGATACGACCACCTGCGCGCCGCCGTGGCGCGCGAGCCCCGGGGCTCCGATGTCTGGGTCGGCGCCCTGCTCTGTGAACCGGTGGACAGGGACTGCGCGGCCGGGGTGATCTTCTTCAACAACGTCGGCTACCTGGGCATGTGCGGCCACGGTACCATTGGGCTGGCGGTGACCCTGGCGCGCCGCGGCTTGATCGGTCCCGGCGAACACCGCCTGGAAACCCCGGTGGGCCGGGTTTCCTTCACCCTGCACAACAACAACCGGGTGAGCGTCGACAATGTGCCCAGCTACCGCTACCGCAAAGCGGTGCCGGTGGAGGTGGACGGCATCGGCGAAGTTCGCGGGGATATCGCCTGGGGCGGCAACTGGTTTTTCCTGGTCTCCGAACACGGCCAGGTTTTGCAGGCGGACAATACCGATCGGCTGACCGACTACTGCTGGCGCATTCGCCAGGCGCTGGAGCGGAGCGGAATCCGCGGCGGGAACGGCGGCGAGATCGATCATATCGAACTCTTCGGGCCGCCGTCGGATACCGCGCTGGCGGACAGCCGCAACTTCGTGCTCTGCCCCGGCAAGGCCTACGACCGCTCTCCCTGTGGCACCGGTACTAGCGCAAAACTCGCCTGCCTCCATGCCGACGGCTTGCTAAAAGAGGGCGAAGTGTGGCGCCAGGAGAGCATTATCGGCAGCGTTTTCGAGGGGCGGGTGCGCCCGCAAAGTGGACAGCTGATTCCGACAATCACCGGCAGCGCCTATATCAGCGCCGAGGCCAGATTGGTGCTGGAGCCGGAGGATCCGTTTGTGCACGGCATCCCCGGATAA
- a CDS encoding acyl-CoA thioesterase translates to METRDYQLSMSVLMTPDMANFSGKVHGGELLSYLDKVAYACASRYAGTYVVTLSVDRVMFRQAINVGELVTFLASVNYTGTTSMEVGIKVVTEDIRNRVVRHTNSCYFTMVALDDEGNPTPVPPLEPQSLEEKQRFQAAILRRKLLRDQEAAHDSIKKEVRGLEG, encoded by the coding sequence ATGGAAACCCGCGACTACCAGCTCAGCATGAGCGTCCTGATGACCCCCGACATGGCCAACTTTTCCGGCAAGGTTCACGGCGGCGAACTGCTCTCCTATCTCGACAAAGTGGCCTACGCCTGCGCCAGCCGCTACGCCGGAACTTATGTGGTGACCCTGTCGGTGGATAGGGTAATGTTTCGCCAAGCCATCAACGTCGGCGAGCTTGTGACCTTCCTGGCCTCAGTCAACTACACCGGCACCACCTCCATGGAAGTGGGTATCAAGGTAGTGACGGAGGATATCCGTAACAGAGTCGTGCGGCACACCAATAGCTGCTACTTCACCATGGTGGCGTTGGACGACGAGGGTAATCCGACCCCGGTACCGCCGCTCGAGCCCCAGAGTCTGGAGGAAAAGCAGCGCTTTCAGGCGGCCATACTGCGCCGCAAATTGCTGCGCGACCAGGAGGCTGCTCACGATTCCATCAAGAAGGAAGTGCGCGGTCTGGAAGGGTAG